Genomic window (Psilocybe cubensis strain MGC-MH-2018 chromosome 1, whole genome shotgun sequence):
AAAGGAAGCACCGTTACGGTTCAAATTGTAATGTACTTTTTGTGAACTAGCAGTATTGAGTGCTTATAATTTATCTTCTTATAGTAAAGGTTGGATATATTTAATTCTTTTGAGGTTCACACTGCAGCTCACCATGTGCATGATTCCTCCAGTGGTATTACAAACGATGGCAGGAAGAAGATACCCGAGAGAACTTTTTTAAATGGTATGTATCTTCAGGCTCCGATTACCACATTGCCTCTTATTATCTTCTGTCACTCGAAGGCTTGACCATGGGGGAGGCAAAGATCTCTCACTAGACCAATGTCCTCGCGAACGATTGGAAAAAGAGGTGGGTTGGTATCTCTTCAAAACTATCTCCACCATGCTTGTACTAAAGGAAGAAACATGCATAGCGAATAATGTTGGTGTTTGTCCATACAAACGTGCAGCGCTGCTAACAGATATTTATACAGATACCTTTCTGCAGAGCAAAGTTGGCTTTTCTATTTATTTTGATATTTATTGAATGTCTGAACACATTCCCGTAGGGTTGAATTACTTGGTGAAAATAGGAGATGATGGTCGGCTCTACTGGGATAAAAATAACCAACCTGTTGATACCACTGCCGGAGACTGGAAAGATGCAGGAGAAGGTCGAGGAATCGTTCCAGAGAGCATGCCTACAAGAAATATGCAGCATACAAAGCTGCATGGTCATGTCCCTTTCACCAATAGTCCAATAACGTCTCGAGAGTCTTTGGACCAGGAAAATGCTGCTACTCATTACGCAGGTGGGATTAAAGGCAGGCATTGGTGGTCAAGATATGTTCGACGCAATTTCACTGCTCGAGGAGTAATGGAACGGTTGCTGAGGAAAACCGTTAGACGAAATACTTGGATCTATGTGTCGGTATGTTGCTAATGTTCTAGTTATTTGGTTTGATTTAAGTAATCGACTGAGGAGTTTGCAGGACAAAAATTGTAAGAgtcaactttttcaaagaCTCAAGTCATCCACTCATACATTGAATTAAAGTTAATATATTCATTGGAATCAAAGGTAGTATTGTCCACGGAAACTCTACCCATAATCTAATTTGTCAATTATAGAAACAGGAGCCTTTCAACACTCATCATTCGTTGCGGGTGGTATTGTGACGTCCGCTGGCCTGATAACTGTCAAACAGGGGGTCATACATACCCTTTCACCGCTTTCCGGCCATTACaggttcttttttttcaatggAAACAGCGGAGAATCATACTGACTTCCTTCGTGTATCAGGACGTCAGTAGATGTGAGACTTCGAGTGCAGATCAAACTAAATAGGAAATCCTGACCCGAAAAACCTTCAGCATTTCCATAGATTCATTGAAGTTTTAGCTGAACGAGGCGTCGACATGCACAAAGTCAAGATTAGTAAAGCGGAAGCAGCGTTGTGGGGGTACGTCGATTTAAAGACAGTGTACAGCTCGCTAACGAAGAGGAATGCCCACGATTGAGCATCTGGCCAAATTTAAGAAGGCGCAATCGAAAGTAGTGAGGTCTGGAAAGCAAAGGCTGAAAGAGGGGCCGAGGATGGCTAAAGCAACAGTGGTTCAAAATTCCACAGACATTACAAAATGGAAGAGAGATATTTTGACTGGGCGTAGTTCAGCACACAATGATGGCAAATCCGAAGAGACCAAGCATATGAAGTCGAAAATTGGCCACAACGATTCAGCGAAAGACAGTAGCGGGAAGAGAATAGATAGGTAGATTTTACCATCTTGAGGTGCTTGCAGGTGCGATCTAGCGGTGCAATTTGATATAAAGGAGATGTATATTCGACGACTTCCTCCGTAGTATTTTCCTAATGTAAACTCCACTTGTTTAGCTACACGTACAAGTCATTTAAAAGTGCTCATGCCCTATCCCATCGGCTTCCGAATTCTGAAATACCAACCGGAAGGGCCGCCTAGAAAGAATAAAATAGGTTTCCAGCTCCAAAGTACAACTTGACGAATTTCTCCTCACCTTTTCATCATAATCATTCCACTCTCCTTCTACCAAATCGACCTCGGGAAACTTAGTCCCAGTGGTGCCTACGCACTTCCATGTTCCCTAATAAATTGGCTAAATCATCCATCCAAAAAGATTCTTCTTAAAAACAACATACTCGAGGATCAAATCCGACGAACTCTAATCCTCGACATTCAAGCACAAGCAATGGTTGGAATTGGGCATTTTCTGCGGTGTAGGGTGTGAATGGGGTAGGCTCAAATTTAGCAGAACTTTCTCTTTTGCCTAAAAGAGAAAATTAGAATTGAGCGTGAATCATGCCCGAAGAAAGCTACAGACACAGGCCACATTTCCATACGAAGTGTGCAGTgcttccttttcctccaGATACTTCGCGTTCCTCCTTCACGTCATTCACCAGAGATTAGGACGATAGAGAACCTGATAGAAAATAAATGGATGATATCTTACAAGACGATTCAGGGAGACAAATTTAGGGTGAGTTTCGTTGCAGCTGTTGCACTTCACCTAGACAGTTTTGTGAGAATACCAGTTGTTAGTATGCGATTTAGCGCAACAGACCTGGAAGAAGAACTCAAAATCATTGGCAGCTGGTTCCAAGCTAGTGACATTTTCCAGTTCGGCTTTGATAGATAATTGGAGACGCTATGCTAATCATAAGTGTGAACATGGCGATTGAATTACAGAGTCAAGTCCTACCATCTTGATTGAATGAACTGAAGATTATAAGTTTCAGTGGTGACTGTCAAGCAATGATCAAATACATCCCGATATGGTAAAGCGTGAGGGTCTTCTTATTTGGTCATGTATGTCGGCGTCCTCTCAGCGGACTCGACGCGCGAAATAATTTGTCCAAACTACCAAAGGTGACGTTCGGTATCTGCCATGGCCCATTCACTAGCCAGATTTCTCTTGTCGCCTAAATGCCCTCGGGTGGCACCCTCTGCCTGCCGGATATCTCAGGCAAGCTTCAGCACATCATCCGCATTGCAAGCGCGGAAACGCGTCCGAAACAAGGCGCCCCGTCGGACTAACAGTGTGCTGGAGGACGACCTGGAAGAAATATGGGAGCATTTTGAGGACTCTGCGGATACCTATGATTCACCTACTGCCGGTCATATTATTCTGCAGAACGAGCGCCAGATGCTACATTACATGCGACTCATTGAACACGAAATGCCAAAACTTGTCGGTGAGTTTAGGAGCGCTTTTTTATTCTTGGAATCCGTGTTTTTGGCTCATCCGTGTTTTGCATTTTTCAGCTTACAGAAAACCATTTGTTCCCCCCTCTGCGGATAAACCTTTGATTGTCCGCTCTGTACACTACCAGGGAGAACAGCATCCTGTTTCGCTCAAACGTGTCATCGTCGCCCCAGTCGACGCTCTGCCCTTGAAAGATGATTCTGCTGTCCATAAAGCCATCCTCCTCGCAGGTCCAAGATGGAGTCCTGTTCCGCATGCGGACTCCGGTGTCAGTGGTAATGAGCTATGGGGTAACGGCTACATCAAAATCGCGTGTGAGGACTTCCCTAAGGCCTCCCAGAATCTTAAGTGGGCCAGTGATACCTTGGATAAACTCGTCGCCGAGGCCAACGTACGCATTTATTTCTGTTGGGTTAAACTGCTGACTGACACATTTCATAGAACTCGGCAGATACATTCTCTGACGTGCCCATTGATGCCCGCCACTTAGTTTCCAAAATCCGCAAGGCGAAGGGAGGTGACCACAGAGGGAACAGACCATTTAATCGCACCACCATCCATGATTTCCCAGAAGAATGGCTACCTAAACCTGTATCCTTGCAGTAATTTGTATAAGACTGCAATACATTATGTGCCACTCATCAAACTAATAGCGTACCGCATTGAACCGACGCACTGGGTACTCTGATACTTTTTTAAACCGTAAGCTATGATATATGAAGGCCTTTTGACGCCACTACCGAACCGGCCAAAGGAATGCCATGATGATTCAGTAACATCTACGCGCTTGGCCAGGAATGGCTCTTTGTTTCATTGACCCTGTAGGACTGGAGTCTTCTTTGGCCCAATTCGTGCCAGCGAAGAATGCGCTTTGTTTCTTGAGTTAACGGATGCTTCCTACTGATAAATAGCATGTAGTTTGCTGTTCGTCGATCCCCACATTCTCACCTTGACGGTGAAGACGACGTTTCGAACCCTCACATTCTTTTATCACTTGTCTCCAATTTcgttatttttatttttattctttttcaTAATTCGTATTCTTTCGTGGATAATGCCCAAGATCTCTTCGTCTGCGCGTTCGTCTCGCGCCTATGATGAAGTTTTTCACAGACCACTGCAACAATCGCAGATCGACGCCATTTACGCCTTTAGATCACGATTCGTCTGCGACGGAGTGATAGATAAAGACATTAGCGAAGAGGTTCGAAACGTCCTATGGCTAACGGAGGCCATACTGCGAACAAATGGACTGAGTTCAATGGAACGACCGAAAGTCAACCTAATGGAAACTCGTGGCAGGACCATCTACGACGCACAACCTATTGATTTTGGTACACCTACACCAACACCTCAGGCGAAACATGTGCTTGTTCGAAGGCTCTCGGAAGTACTTGGAGGCCTGGAGGAGCTTGATCCAGAAACTGTCATATTTCCTATTAAAAACATAGCAGAGCCCATTACTCCTCCGAGAAAGACGCGACAGGATGCAAGAGCTAGATATTGCGCAAGCACTCCCAACGCATCGCGTTCTCCGACTTCTGATACGCTGTTCCTGACCCTTAGGAAGAAGAGCCAAAAGCGATTTTTTACATCGCCGGGGTCTGCCGAGGTGCCGGACAGCCCAGGCGAAAGACGAGGGTGGTCGCGATCGCCTACGCCGCCTCTGTCGTGGTCTGTGGAATCGTCGCCAGAGTCAGTGGAGACGATGGGGTGGGAGGAAGACTGGGAAGAAATAGAAGCATTGAAGGCTGAAGATTCATTTCAGAAATTGTTCGAGATGTTCGTAAATACCGGGGATGAAATGTTGTAGAATATGAATAATAATTATAGAGAGCCTCGAGGCAGACACACGGAGAGACGTATAAAACTGAGGACGAGACAAGATGGTGGGCAAGATGAAGCAGCGACGGCGGATTTCGTGGGTGCGTCTGGCGGTTCAAGTTCGGGGTGATGGCAGAGTGCGAATCTGATTGTTTGTATCAGGGTCTCTTGTTGCCCAAACCCAAATTGGACGTGGGCTTTGCCACCTCGACCAAACAAAGACAACATCGCCCGACTTCTTTCCTCCCCCTCGTTCAAGTCAACTTAAAAGTAATTTTCCCCTGCCACTCTTCCTTTTCGCTCCTTACCTCTCTTCCCAGATGGCCGACTCCTATACATCCTCGCGCAACGGCGACATTATCTCAAATGGCGGTCTCAATGGCTCAAGTCCCTCTCTCGTCCCGACAGCGCACACACCAGCTCCCTCCAACGTCATCCGCAAAAAGCTCATGGGCTATGTCGGCTTTGCCAATCTCCCCAACCAGGTCCACAGGAAGAGTGTCAGGAAGGGCTTCCAGTTCACCGCCATGGTCGTTGGTCAGTCTACCgcctttttctctctgcGACGTGTATCTCATTCTCTCCGTCTATAGGGGAGTCCGGTCTCGGCAAGTCCACGCTGATCAACACTCTCTTCAACACCACTCTCTATCCACCCAAGGAACCTATTTCGCCGGCTGCAGATAGGCCCAAGACCGTTGCCATTGAGAGCATCGGTGCAGGTGCCTATTTTTATCGCACGCCTCTAGACACGTATCCTCACTTCCTTTACGTATAGATATCGAGGAGAACGGTGTTCGCCTTCACTTAACCGTCGTTGATACTCCCGGTTTCGGTGATTTCGTCAACAACGATGACAGGTAATCATTTGGCGCGTGGCGCCATTTTCACcccattttttttctcactCTTTGCTCCTATTCAGTTGGAAACCCATCGTTGAAAATATCGAATCCCGATTTGACTCGTATCTTGAACAAGAAAACCGCGTCAACAGGACGAAAATTGTCGACAACCGTGTCCATGCCTGCTTGTACTTTATCCAACCCACTGGCCATTCGTGAGATTTATTTGTTTGTTCGTTGTCTAGACTATCTTTGTTCTGATCATCTCATATAGTCTCAAGCAGCTTGATATCGAGTTTATGCGCAGACTTCATACCAAAGTCAACCTTATCCCCATCATTGCAAAGGCAGACACTTTGACCGATGAGGAAGTTACCGAGTTTAAAGAGAGGGTGCGTcatttttgctttgcttctAGCCGCATTGCCATTAACACACTTTTTTCAGATTTTGGCCGATATTGCCCACCATAACATCCATATTTTCCAGGCGCCAACATATGAgaacgaggatgaagagaccattgctgaagctgaagagaTCGCCGGAAAAATTCCATTCGCTGTCGTAGGTTCCGACAGGTTGGTTAATACCCCTGACGGTCGTCAAGTCCGTGGACGCGCTTACCCCTGGGGTGTTGTCGAAGTTGACAATGAGGAACATTGCGACTTTGTCAAACTCCGTCAGATGCTTGTCCGCACGTACATGGAGGAGCTCAGGGAGTATACCAACGATGTTCTTTACGAGAACTGGCGAACAGAAAAACTTCTTAGCATGGGTGTCGCTCAAGATTCTTCCGTGTTTAAAGAAATCAAGTAAGTTGTTCAAAAATCCTGATTTTTTGTATTAATCTGTTTGTACAGCCCTGCTGCCAGGCTACAAGAAGAACGAGTTCTTCACGAAGCCAAACTTGCCAAGATGGAGGCTGAGATGAAGATGGTCTTCTTGCAAAAGGTTCAGGAGAAGGAAGCCAAGCTTAAGCAGTCCGAAGAAGAACTCTATGCCCGGCACAAGGAGATGAAGGACGCGTTGGAGAAGCAACGTGCCGACCTTGAGgacaagaagaggaaaatcGAAAGTGGTCGTCCATTAACACCCGAGAAATCTTCTGTTCGTTGTTTATTATTTTTGAATGTGATTTTTCTTGCTAACACTTTGATTTCAGACCACGAGGAAGAAGGGCTTCCTTCGCACGTAATTTTTCTCTAAGAAACGATCAAGAACGCGGTATCATCCATCCACTATTTTGACATTGCCAGCCTCTCTCTACTGGTCATCTACCTGGcccttctttgttttttgcaTGTACACCATCTCATTAAATTACCTTGTTACCCATCGTTATCTTGATTCTCGTGAATACTCGTCACTCCTTTCATCGGATATCCCCTACTTGCTTCACTTTTTAGTACAGCTTTGAACTTTCATTATTCTCTATGCGGAATTATTACGTCTTACGTCTATAGCGGACCCTCTCTTTTTTGATGACAATATACCATGGTTCTGCTGTTTAGTGATTGTGCCAAGTAGAGGGAAACCAGTGGTTGTAATTGGATGAGTGAGATCAGATTGTTAATTGCGTGACTTGTCAACAAGGACAAACGGCTTCATATCTCATCTACACTCTAGTGACCGAACTTCCTGCACTTACTTCCGTTTCACCATCCCGCAAGCCAGTGACCTTGATTTCCCGGATTCAAGATCTCCGGTATGGCTAATTACGATATACCGACCTTGTTATCGGCACTTGATGTGTTCACCCGCACTCCCGACAAAGCATCGCTAGAAAGAGCAAATTCCTGGCTTCAGGATTTTCAGCATTCTGTAAATTGTCTTTCGCCTATGGCCACTCTCTCGACCAACAACTCTGACCGTGTCCAACGATCCTTGTCCTAGCCTCAATCGTGGGAGACCTGCGATCTCCTCCTGTCGTCACCAGAAGCACCGCTCGCAGCCAAGATCTTTGCGGCGCAGACGTTTAGGACCAAGGTGAGTATTCTTGTCGATCTTACACTGTTTCATCTTCCTTGATCTGCTTTTCAACTTGACGATTTCGAATGCCTAGGTAACTTACGATCTCAATCAACTCAGTCCCGAAAAGGTCACAGCCACTCGCAACACGCTCGTTAGTGCCCTAGAGGTTTTCAAGGCGGGGCCTCGTACGATCACCGTTCAGATTTCTTTGGCTATCGCTGGTTTAGCCTTGCAGCTTCCGTCCTGGGAGAATCCTGTAAAAGCTCTGGTTGATGTTTACGGGAGGAACCCTGCCACCGTCCCAGTTTTGTTAGAGTTTTTGACCCTGTTGCCAGAGGAAGTTTCGAGCAATACCAGGATTCCTATAAGTGTGAGTTGGGAATTTTTTGTTGTCATCAGTCACTTATTTGAAACTCTACAGGATAATGAATACCGGGACCGATCGGCTCAACTATTGACCGATAATTCCAAGTTGATTCTTGAGTTATTGTGCTTGTATGTCAACGCTAGTGGTACGCCTACTGTTCCCACCAGTAGTTAACAATAGCGATTAATAGAAAAAAATTTAGGCGTCACTTCTACAGTCCAATCACAAGTCTTCAACTGTCTGTATAACTGGCTCGCCGCAGGAGAAATTGGCGTGATTCAGTTGGCAGAGACACCCTTGTTCGGTTTTGCATTCGAAGCCCTCACTTCCGACGAGCTTTTCGACGCCGCGGTCGATGTCATCTGCCAAATAGTGCACGAGACACAGGAAATTGACGATAACATGTCCGTGATTGAACTCGTCGTTCCAAGGATCATTACATTGAAAGAACGGATTGCTGCAAACTACGACGATTCGGACAAGATCAAGGGATATGCTCGTATATTCTCTGAAGCTGGGGAAACATACCGATCGTTGATTCTACAGCATACAGAAACATTTTTCCCTCTGGTCGAAGCTATTGGAGAGTGCTCAGCGTACCCGGATCTCGATATCGTCCCCATAACCTTCCCGTTCTGGATGCGCCTTGCTCAAATCCTCGGCAAAAAATCCTCAGTGTCACCATTATTCTTGGAGGCCTATAAATCTCTTATGACCGTCATCATCAAACATCTCCATTTCCCAGCCGATATTACCACCCTTACTGGTCAGGAGGCGGATGATTTCCGTGCCTTTAGGCATGTCATGGGCGATACACTCAAAGATTGCTGTTTTGTCCTCCGAACAGAGACTTGCCTTCTCGCTGCGTATCAGCTTATTAACAACGCTCTTGCTCGCGGTCCTGCTGTATCCTGGCAAGAAATTGAGGCCCCTCTGTTTGCCATGCGTTCAATGGGAGCGGAAATCGACCCAGAAGATAATAGTGCCGTTCCAAAAATCATAGACCTCATACCATCCCTACCAAACCACCCTCGAGTTCGTTATGCGGCTTTGTTAATCATTTCCCGCTATACAGAGTGGATCAATGCCCATCCACAATATATACCCTTTCAGTTGCAATACATATCTGCCGGATTCGAGGATACCGACGCCGAGGTGGTTGCTGCTGCAGGGCAGGCATTGAAGTATATGTGTCAAGACTGCAAACAAGTATGTACTTTTATTCTATTGCTTCAAAGCAGAGAGTTAATTTCCCTGTAGCACTTGACAGATTTCCTGCCTACCCTCCATACTTTCCTTACAACAACTGGAACAAAACTTGTTCAAGATGACCGTCGCCAGGTTTATGAAGCGATTGCATATGTGATATCTGCTATGCCTATGAATAGGGCTGCTGAGTCGCTCAAAACATTCGCATTGGACATTTTGGCGCAAGTGCACGCGGTCTCTACAAAAACAATACCTCCAACGAAAGCCGAAATCGATGAAGTTGGAAGTAAGAATATCAAATGTTCATCTCtatttttttcaattttacaCTGACATAAACATCATTTCAGATGGGCTAGAGAACCTAGAGGTAATGCTTCATGTCATCCAAGGATACGGTGAAGACCTTCCTCCTGCATGCCAAAACACTGGTCAGGAAGCTTGGCTTGTCTTCGATGCCTTCCTGTCGAGCCACGGACTTAACTATGATCTTGCCGAGCGTTCCACTCGTGTATTGCGACGGGGCATTGATCTCTTCAGCAAGTCAGCGCTACCACTTGCCCCATCCGTAATACATAGGATGTCTGCAGCATTCGAAACCACGGGCTTCCCTAGTTTCCTTTGGATCGCTGGCAAGATTATTGGTCGATACGGAATTGAGAAGGATTCTGCCCTTCATGCTTCTATACTTGAAATTTTCCAGCGCAGTACAGCCAAAGTGGCCACGATGTTAGAACAAAGTAGCCCTAGAGAAATACCTGACGGTGAGTAGGAATTTTAATCGTGTATCCCTAATATATGAAAATTAAAACCTTGTTACACAGTACTGGAGGACTACCTTCAGATGTTACTTCAATTAATAAACTTGACCCCGGATGTCCTGTTTTTATCACCGTCGTTTGCATTGGCTTTCCATTGCGCCATGGCGGGTCTTACAGTGGTACACAGTGACATCGTCTTCGCCGCTCTGGATTTCTTCCGCTCGATTCTATCGCACGACTGCATGGAGCCCCCATTGCCCTCGACTTCCCCCAAATACCCGATGTATGCCGCCGTTATTCGTGACACAATGAGCAAGGAAGGGaataaatttttggaatACATTCTTAAAGGTTTTGTTGGAAACTTCCCAGAGGATGCCGCCTCTACTGTCGTAACAATTTTCAGGTCCCTGGTTGCTTATTTCCCGAACCCACTGCTTATATGGCTGCGCGACGTCCTCCTGTTATTGCCTGTTAACAGCGTGCCCAACGAATCCAAGGCTCAACTGCTCCAGGAAGTTACGAGGTTGGTTTCTTTCCTTGTATCGACCTAGACAATTGTTAACATATTCTTCCTCAAGTGCCGTCAACACAAGACAGTACGACAAAGTCAAGTATGCTATCTTGGCCTTCGATCGCGCAGCAAGGAAGACTCGTGACCGCAGAAGAAATACTGGGGTGTAATGTTCATTATGAAGCTATCTGTCAATGTGGCCCTCGACCACTTGTTATTTTTTGCATTTCTTTGCAATAGTAGTGCTTACTATCATACAGGTAATTTTGAACTCAGTGAGGGGGACATTTCACTTAATGTTGTGTATGTAATCGAAAAGAAATTGAATATACGATCGAAGTCTTCTGTCTGTAGATAATTCAAGGCCTTGTATATTTTAATTCAAGGTGTGGCCGTGGACATTGGTTTTTCTGCATTTTTTTAGAGTCCTATCGCGAAAATATCAGTGTCGCAGACATGGTCATGTTCATCAAAGTGCATCAACAAACCCAAATACAGCTTGCCCGCTTGAGTTTGCACCGAGTCCGGTCATTTGCTGTCACCTCTAACGAATTCTTTGGATTGATACAATGCTTCGCCATGCTGGCCAGTCGTTGATTGGCTCTGGTGAGTGCTGAAGCAAACTCTGCATACGCGCAAACTGACTCATTTTCTGGACTTAGGACGCAGGACGTTCTCCCAATCTGCAACCCGACATAGCTACGATGATACAATCCGCAATCTTCTCATTCATAAAGATACAAAAGTTTTATGTCAAGGACTCACTGGAAAGACGGTAGAACAGTTTATCTGTCTTGTGTATGCAATCTAACATTTGAGCAGGGAACTTTCCACGTCACTGAAGCTCTTGCCTACGGGACCAAGATGGTTGGAGGAGTATCACCAAAGAAGGCGGGCCAGACGCACCTGGGGCTACCCATCTTCGGGTCTGTTAGAGATGTACGGGATCTGAATCCGTCGAGTAACTGAGAAGCTTCTGATGAATTGCTAGGCCGTGAACGAAACAAAACCAGACGCCACCATTCTTTACGTTCCACCACCCACTGCTGCAGATGCAATCATCGAAGCCATCGAAAATGAGATTGGGCTTATCGTTTGCGTCACAGAGGGCATTCCTCAATCCGATGAGATTCGCGTTCGTGTATTCTAACTCCTTGACGCGTTAGTATTGACCAATTTGCTTTTATCAGGTCATGGATGCCCTCAAAAGCCAGTCGCGCTCCCGACTTGTTGGACCTAACTGCCCTGGAGGTACATTTAAACACGTCCGTTTTCCTTATCTACCTATCTGCTGACTTCTTTCCCCAGTGATCAATCCATTGGGTTGCAAAATGGGTATCCAACCGGGACATATTCACAAACCTGGCAAAATTGGTACGTACTTGAATGATGCGTCTGTGACTGTCGCTCACCGTTTGCTAGGTATCGTTTCTCGTTCTGGCACCCTGACCTATGAGGCTGTCGCTCAAACGACCGATGTCGGCCTTGGTCAATCCCTTTGCGTCGGAATCGGAGGAGACCCATTCCCTGGAACCCAACACATTGACGTCATTAAAGTTTTCCTCGAAGATCCTAACACAGAGGGTTCGCATCTTAATTGTAGATTAAGTATTCAAATCCACTTCTCACGTCTAATTTTTTGACAGGAATTGTTATTATTGGAGAAATCGGTGGTTCTAtggaggaagaggctgctGAATACCTCGAACAGTACAACAAGACTCGCAAGAACCCCAAACCCGTTGTTGGCTTCATCGCAGGCCGTACTGCACCTCCTGGACGTCGCATGGGCCACGCCGGAGCCATTATCTCGGGAGGAAAAGGTTGGTTTCATCCCACCTTTATTCTGAGAAATTTTTGGATTGTCGATCTAAATGTGTTTTTACAGGTGCCGCTGGCGACAAGGTTAAGGCCCTGGAGCGTGCTGGCGTTATTGTTACCGACAGCCCAGCTAAAATTGGTGCAGAGATGTTCAAGGTCAGTCTTTTATCATCCTTCTTGATGCCAGCCTTGTTGATAATCTCTTAAATTAGGCCATGAAAGCGGCTGGGTTGATTTGAAAAGAGTCGTAGCAGTTAGATAAATTCGTGCTTTTAGATCAACTTTAGTGGATTGTGGAATATTTGCTTATGTAATGGATTCACCCTAATATATCAACCAACGGGACTTTTGAGCTCGACGTGATTCCCGCTTTCTACAAAGACTGCCTGAGGCAAAAGAGATGGCCTACCAACCGTCGCCCAAGTTCGACAGTGCTGTTGCTTATCTGTCGTCAGCATCGTCGCTGTCTCATGTGTCTTCTTCTACGAAGCTCGAGGTCTATGTCTTCTTGCGATCTGTCCCCTTTGCCGTCCTAACCAATCGGATAGTTGTATGGCTTGTTTAAATATCTTACATCGACTCGGACACCTGCAACGTCACGTCCTTCGATATTTGACATGACTGGACGTGCAAAATGGGATGCATGGAAATCTGCTGGAGAAAAATACGATGAACCAACAAAGGTTGAGGAAAGATATCTTGAGATTGCACGCACTTTGGGCTGGACAGAAGGGCAAGTGCTGGAAGATAAGGCAATACCACAACTCGAGAGATCCACTGGATCTGATGACGATGTCTGGGATAAAGACGACGGCACTAGTAAAAGTAGTGGCGGTCTAGGGCTTTCAGTAAGTACCATGGTCGCACCCGTTAAGGTCGTGGACAACACCATACACGGGCTGGCTTTGTCGAATGATGTGTCTGGGTTGGCCACCTTATTAGACACAGTTCCAGAAACAGATCTGAATGCGCGGGATGAATATGTGAGCATGATCTGAGCTTCTTCGACCATTCACTTTAAAACAATATTCTACGCAGGGATACGCGCCAATTCACCTGGCTTGTGACCGAGGAAACGTTGAAATGGTccagcttcttcttcgtaaAGGCGCTAATAGGAATATAAAGGTAACTCATAGAGGTTGTCCCCCAAGCGGTATATTCATTCTTGCAGGATCCAGATAATTTAACGCCGCTAGAACTCTCGCAAGAGGCCGGTCACTCTGAGATTGCAAAGATTCTAGTATCTACTCCTTGATTATTTTCCTGTATGAATGTAATGTCGTAGACGG
Coding sequences:
- a CDS encoding UPF0587 protein (UPF0587 protein v1g245604); translated protein: MRLQLSIKAELENVTSLEPAANDFEFFFQVKCNSCNETHPKFVSLNRLEEREVSGGKGSTAHFVWKCGLCKRESSAKFEPTPFTPYTAENAQFQPLLVLECRGLEFVGFDPRGTWKCVGTTGTKFPEVDLVEGEWNDYDEKAALPVGISEFGSRWDRA
- a CDS encoding Cell division control protein 3, with translation MPKISSSARSSRAYDEVFHRPLQQSQIDAIYAFRSRFVCDGVIDKDISEEVRNVLWLTEAILRTNGLSSMERPKVNLMETRGRTIYDAQPIDFGTPTPTPQAKHVLVRRLSEVLGGLEELDPETVIFPIKNIAEPITPPRKTRQDARARYCASTPNASRSPTSDTLFLTLRKKSQKRFFTSPGSAEVPDSPGERRGWSRSPTPPLSWSVESSPESVETMGWEEDWEEIEALKAEDSFQKLFEIEPRGRHTERRIKLRTRQDGGQDEAATADFGLLLPKPKLDVGFATSTKQRQHRPTSFLPLVQVNLKMADSYTSSRNGDIISNGGLNGSSPSLVPTAHTPAPSNVIRKKLMGYVGFANLPNQVHRKSVRKGFQFTAMVVGESGLGKSTLINTLFNTTLYPPKEPISPAADRPKTVAIESIGADIEENGVRLHLTVVDTPGFGDFVNNDDSWKPIVENIESRFDSYLEQENRVNRTKIVDNRVHACLYFIQPTGHSLKQLDIEFMRRLHTKVNLIPIIAKADTLTDEEVTEFKERILADIAHHNIHIFQAPTYENEDEETIAEAEEIAGKIPFAVVGSDRLVNTPDGRQVRGRAYPWGVVEVDNEEHCDFVKLRQMLVRTYMEELREYTNDVLYENWRTEKLLSMGVAQDSSVFKEINPAARLQEERVLHEAKLAKMEAEMKMVFLQKVQEKEAKLKQSEEELYARHKEMKDALEKQRADLEDKKRKIESGRPLTPEKSSTTRKKGFLRT
- a CDS encoding 37S ribosomal protein S24, mitochondrial, with the protein product MAHSLARFLLSPKCPRVAPSACRISQASFSTSSALQARKRVRNKAPRRTNSVLEDDLEEIWEHFEDSADTYDSPTAGHIILQNERQMLHYMRLIEHEMPKLVAYRKPFVPPSADKPLIVRSVHYQGEQHPVSLKRVIVAPVDALPLKDDSAVHKAILLAGPRWSPVPHADSGVSGNELWGNGYIKIACEDFPKASQNLKWASDTLDKLVAEANNSADTFSDVPIDARHLVSKIRKAKGGDHRGNRPFNRTTIHDFPEEWLPKPVSLQ